Proteins encoded in a region of the Sphingomonas jaspsi DSM 18422 genome:
- a CDS encoding aspartyl/asparaginyl beta-hydroxylase domain-containing protein produces the protein MAADQLSAADVEARLSRDGQDVEALVAKGALMLAAGDQRGAAAYFKSALKAAAAAQPLPASLRPAIERAQAELALANDLFRQHQEEALARAGFPEGSRPHRFQQALDILNGRVAVDLDLQRPTSFYYPGLLEKRYYDPSDFAWAAAIEAATPAISAEIQREMSLGAEFSPYLVSEKNRPRTEFHGLHDNPRWSVLQLFEKGQPTAAASRFPATMNAMQDADLCRIGTRSPNILFSRLAAGAHIPPHHGMMNARLICHLPLIVPDNCRFTVGGESRPWTVGKLTIFDDSVLHEARNDSHHDRIVLIFDVWKPELSGEERAAITAMFEAIDDY, from the coding sequence ATGGCGGCTGACCAGCTTTCCGCAGCCGACGTCGAGGCTCGCCTGTCGCGCGACGGGCAGGACGTAGAAGCTCTCGTCGCGAAGGGCGCCCTTATGCTGGCTGCGGGCGATCAGCGTGGCGCGGCCGCTTATTTCAAATCCGCCCTGAAGGCCGCTGCTGCTGCCCAGCCCTTGCCGGCGAGCCTCCGACCCGCGATCGAACGCGCACAGGCCGAGCTTGCCCTGGCCAACGACCTGTTCCGACAGCATCAAGAAGAGGCGCTGGCCCGTGCCGGCTTTCCCGAAGGATCGCGCCCACATCGCTTCCAGCAGGCACTAGACATCCTCAACGGCCGGGTGGCCGTCGACCTCGACCTGCAGCGTCCGACAAGCTTCTACTATCCCGGCCTGCTCGAGAAACGTTACTATGACCCCTCCGATTTCGCATGGGCGGCCGCGATCGAAGCGGCCACGCCGGCCATTTCCGCCGAAATCCAGCGGGAAATGTCGCTTGGAGCCGAATTCTCACCCTATCTCGTGTCGGAAAAGAACCGTCCGCGTACCGAGTTCCACGGCCTCCACGACAACCCTCGCTGGAGCGTCCTGCAGCTGTTCGAAAAAGGACAGCCGACCGCAGCGGCGTCGAGGTTTCCGGCAACCATGAACGCGATGCAGGACGCGGACCTATGCCGGATCGGCACCCGTTCGCCCAACATCCTGTTCTCACGGCTTGCCGCTGGCGCGCACATTCCTCCGCATCACGGGATGATGAATGCGCGGCTGATCTGCCACCTGCCACTGATCGTTCCCGACAATTGCCGCTTCACCGTCGGCGGCGAAAGTCGTCCCTGGACGGTCGGAAAACTGACCATTTTCGACGACAGCGTCCTGCATGAAGCCAGGAACGACAGCCATCATGACCGTAT